The Candidatus Endomicrobium procryptotermitis genomic sequence TTTGTTACTACCAAAGGGCTCGATAATAATTTTAGGAAATCAATAAAAAAGGATTCGATTGAAATTTATGATTGATATTTCAAGGGACATGTATAAAAAATGAAAAATAAATTTCCGGACCAGCCAAGACTATCTATTCCTACACCATACCTATATTCTTATAAATATATTTCTTCTCATTACCAATTCAGTATGAAAAACGGTGATAAACAAAAGCCGTTTTTTTCATTTTGTGATAGAGCAAACAGTTTAATAAAAAATGGAGAAAAAAAGTGAGAAAAATATTTTTATGTTTTGTCTGTGTTTTTGTTTTTGCGGCGGGTATTATAGCGGAGGAGAAAGAAAAGTCGAAACTTTCACTAAAGCAAACGGTAAAAGAAAAAGGATATAAAGCGATTGTATATTTTGACATATCTTCTTCGGAATTGAGTGTAGTATCAAAAGACGCTCTGATGAGGGCTGCAAAATTGCAGGCAATATCTGAGACGCGCGCATATTTAACGGGATATGCTGATAAAACAGGCAATCGTGAAAAGAATTTAATTTTGAGCAAAGAACGTGTAGAAAGCGCAAAGAACTTTCTTTTGTCTTTGGGCGTTAAAGAAATCAATATACATATTGATTATAAAGGTGATGAAAACCCTGTTGACAATGAAGACGCACTAGAAGCGTATGCAAAAAATAGAAGGGTAGAAATATTGTTGACTGCGAATATTTTGGCTGCGGCGGAAATGGAAGCTGGAGAAGAAAAGAAATAGGAAAACTACAACCGCAAATGCCCAGTTGGGAAATAATGTCTTCCACTATCCCTTTCACAAAAATGGGAACTTTACTTTTTATTCCTATTTTTGTAAAAGGCCGGCCGAGTGTGCATGAATAATGATCATGAGTCACAAGATGTGAGCGACTTACCCGAGAGCAAAGAGGATGGTCGTGTCGGGACTGCCAGATGGTATTTTCGTTGTTGTCGGTAAAATTAAATATATACAGCTTGGAGAAAAAATGAAACGCATAGTTATTTTTGTATTTTGTTTATTGTTTATAATAAACGCGGCATATGCTCAAAGTCCACTACCTTCCGAAAATCTTCAGCAAAGTATAAAGCAGGAAGAAAGAACAAAGGCACTTGAGGAGCGCGTTCAGGAAGAAAAGAAAAAACTTGAGGAAATAGAGGAAAAGGTCGGGCAGGACCCAAAAGATGAAAAAATAGTTTTATTAAAAAAACTTATGTTTTCACAAAGCGACGTTTTGCCTCAAAGTTTTTTTGATGCGCTTAAACAAAAATACGAAAACACAAAAATGAGCGTAAACGATATATATGCTATAGTCAATGCCATCAACAATGAGTATATGCTCAAAGGATACATTTCTTCGCAGGCTTTTCTTTCAAAACAAAATATAAATTCAGGCGATCTTTTTATAAGTCTTGTAGAGGGGACGATAGATAAAATAAATTTGAAAGGCAATAAATATACAAACGAAAAATATATAAAAAGGTATATAAATTTTGACAATGCGGACAGTTTAAACACAAACGACACAAACCGCCAGATAATGAATTTTAACGCTGCAAACGACGCAAAAGCGAGAATAGTTTTAGCTCCTGGTCAAGTTTTTGGCACAAGCGACATAGATATAGTTATAGATGAACCCAAATGGTATCAGATAAACGCTTTTATAGACAATGCAGGACAAGATGAAACGGGTATTATAAGGTATGGTCTTTATTCTTCGATAAGAAGTCTTACGGGATATAGAGATATTTTGAATTTAGGCGGAGTTTTGTCGGAAGGTTCGCACGCAGCTTTTTTATCTTATGAAATTCCGGAGCCTTTGTTTGGTTTTAGAGTGGGAGCGG encodes the following:
- a CDS encoding OmpA family protein; this encodes MRKIFLCFVCVFVFAAGIIAEEKEKSKLSLKQTVKEKGYKAIVYFDISSSELSVVSKDALMRAAKLQAISETRAYLTGYADKTGNREKNLILSKERVESAKNFLLSLGVKEINIHIDYKGDENPVDNEDALEAYAKNRRVEILLTANILAAAEMEAGEEKK
- a CDS encoding BamA/TamA family outer membrane protein, encoding MSGLPDGIFVVVGKIKYIQLGEKMKRIVIFVFCLLFIINAAYAQSPLPSENLQQSIKQEERTKALEERVQEEKKKLEEIEEKVGQDPKDEKIVLLKKLMFSQSDVLPQSFFDALKQKYENTKMSVNDIYAIVNAINNEYMLKGYISSQAFLSKQNINSGDLFISLVEGTIDKINLKGNKYTNEKYIKRYINFDNADSLNTNDTNRQIMNFNAANDAKARIVLAPGQVFGTSDIDIVIDEPKWYQINAFIDNAGQDETGIIRYGLYSSIRSLTGYRDILNLGGVLSEGSHAAFLSYEIPEPLFGFRVGAGFNYSDTQIVKGQLEPLNVKGDYYGAYIFLKRPFYVREKTVSNVSFNAGSGRGASSITGYTAQDAKSDYLSLTGDNMIMTSFGYLYNSLTYTQGLKIIEGETNFEKITYYGEFYSSIIKYVGAVLKLKGQAAFDIVPASEQFTIGGDGTVRGYNSGIYMSKNGLAATLEINYSFGFLKYKFLDYLSAFVFGDYASVLLDKEADPFAKWSANLFSAGAGIKIGAFKYVEGSFIWAVPLSERDREEVHGSKFMFIVQGRI